ATTCCTCCTGTTTCTCGCTTGCGCGCTTATCCCTCAGCTGTCCATTTCCCAAGAAACAGAACCAAAGGTAAAACTCCCTGTCAGTGGTAGACCAAACATTCCCAGCGATTTGAGTTTTGAATTTGGATTCAATCAACTCAACAATAGACCGGCAGATTTGACTACGCGGTTTATCACTTCCAGAACCTTCAATGTATTCTATCAAGTTCCTATCCAGCTTTTCGGTGAAGGCTCTGGATTTACTTTCAATCCAGGGATTGGAATCGCTACAGATAAATTAGAATTCAAAGGCAATAAGAACCTTTTTATCAATCCTACCTTGGGAGCAGAATCTTCAAGCCTTTTGAATTTGTCTGATGTATATGGCTCCACGGCTGTAATTAACAAAAACAACTTCTCGGCAAACTACTTTGAGGTGCCTTTGGATATTCGCTATCACCTAAACAAATCCAATTATTCAAGAAGCTTTAGATTCACGTTAGGTGGAAAAGTGGGATTCCTTTACAATGCTCACACCAAAATCGCCTACGAAACTGCAGCTGTTGGAAGTAAAAAAATCAAGGATTCTCAAAATTTCGGACTTGAGAAATTTAGATATGCGGTTTCCTTCAAAGCAGGAACTCCAGGATTCTACATGTGGATGAACTATTACATCAATTCGATGTTCCAGCCAGGTCGAGGGCCATTTGCCACAGAGGCCACACCTTTAACCTTCGGAATAGCGTTCACTGTATTTTAAAATTTAGACCGGGTTTTCACCCGGTTTTTTTTTAGCTCCAAATCCAAAAAAATCCTCCCAGACAAATCAGCAAACCTGTACAGAATCCAGCATATACTTCTGCAGGTCGATGTGCATTGAGATAAAGGCGGGAAGAAGCTATAATTCCAGAAAGAAGAATCGCCGCCAGAAGAGGATATACCATTTGATAGGAAGTGAATTTCAAGGCTAGGCAAATCACAACACCCAAAAATCCTCCAGCTCCGACCATATGTGCGGACATTTTCCAAAAGAAGGTAACCAAGGTCAGAAAAATCACAGCTGAAGTAATAATCGCCATACTCAACCAAAGCACTGGATCAAGTTCCGTCTTTTGGTACAAAAAGTAGGTAATCAAAATATAATAGAGGCAGATAATCAAAAAAGGAATGGTTCGATCTTTCAGTTCAGCCATATGAAGACTTTTTACCAAGCCACTTAGACGAAGCCCGAGAATAGTCACCATCGGAATCAATAACGTAG
Above is a window of Algoriphagus sanaruensis DNA encoding:
- a CDS encoding outer membrane beta-barrel protein — translated: MKKLFLLFLACALIPQLSISQETEPKVKLPVSGRPNIPSDLSFEFGFNQLNNRPADLTTRFITSRTFNVFYQVPIQLFGEGSGFTFNPGIGIATDKLEFKGNKNLFINPTLGAESSSLLNLSDVYGSTAVINKNNFSANYFEVPLDIRYHLNKSNYSRSFRFTLGGKVGFLYNAHTKIAYETAAVGSKKIKDSQNFGLEKFRYAVSFKAGTPGFYMWMNYYINSMFQPGRGPFATEATPLTFGIAFTVF
- a CDS encoding PA-phosphatase gives rise to the protein MPILVVGMVLFGVPQASSIPEEFKYRLFFLIVLSTLLIPMVTILGLRLSGLVKSLHMAELKDRTIPFLIICLYYILITYFLYQKTELDPVLWLSMAIITSAVIFLTLVTFFWKMSAHMVGAGGFLGVVICLALKFTSYQMVYPLLAAILLSGIIASSRLYLNAHRPAEVYAGFCTGLLICLGGFFWIWS